A region from the Pseudomonas sp. Teo4 genome encodes:
- the glmM gene encoding phosphoglucosamine mutase, with amino-acid sequence MSRKYFGTDGIRGRVGEYPITPDFMLKLGWAAGMAFRKQGNCRVLVGKDTRISGYMFESALEAGLSAAGADVMLLGPMPTPAIAYLTRTFHAEAGIVISASHNPHDDNGIKFFSGQGTKLPDEVELMIEELLDQPMTVVDSSKLGKVSRINDAAGRYIEFCKSSVPSSTSFEGLKLVVDCAHGATYKVAPSVFRELGAQVTVLHAQPDGLNINENCGSTHIESLQAAVLVGHADLGIAFDGDGDRVLMVDHTGAIVDGDELLFIIARDLHERGKLQGGVVGTLMSNLGLELALKDLDIPFVRAKVGDRYVMAELLEREWLVGGENSGHVVCCNHTTTGDAIIAALQVLLSLKRRGETLAQARQAVRKCPQVLINVRFGASKVDPLEHPAVKEASAKATEAMAGRGRVLLRKSGTEPLVRVMVEGDDENQVRTHAEALAKLVGEVCV; translated from the coding sequence ATGAGCAGAAAATACTTTGGTACCGACGGCATTCGTGGCCGCGTCGGCGAATACCCGATCACACCGGATTTCATGCTGAAGCTGGGCTGGGCCGCGGGCATGGCCTTCCGCAAGCAGGGCAATTGCCGCGTTCTGGTGGGCAAGGACACCCGTATTTCGGGGTACATGTTCGAATCGGCGCTCGAAGCCGGGCTGTCAGCCGCCGGTGCCGATGTGATGCTGCTCGGGCCCATGCCGACGCCTGCCATCGCCTACCTCACCCGTACCTTCCACGCTGAAGCCGGGATCGTCATCAGCGCTTCCCACAATCCGCATGACGACAACGGCATCAAGTTCTTCTCGGGCCAGGGCACCAAGCTGCCGGACGAGGTCGAACTGATGATCGAGGAGCTGCTGGACCAACCGATGACGGTGGTCGACTCGAGCAAGTTGGGCAAGGTTTCCCGTATCAACGATGCGGCCGGTCGCTACATCGAGTTCTGCAAGAGCAGTGTGCCGAGCAGCACCAGCTTCGAGGGGCTCAAACTGGTGGTCGACTGCGCCCATGGTGCCACCTACAAGGTCGCGCCCAGCGTGTTCCGTGAGTTGGGTGCCCAGGTGACTGTGCTGCATGCCCAGCCGGATGGTCTGAATATCAACGAGAACTGCGGCTCTACGCACATCGAGTCGCTGCAGGCTGCCGTGCTGGTCGGTCATGCCGATCTGGGCATCGCCTTCGATGGCGATGGCGACCGTGTGCTGATGGTTGACCATACCGGTGCCATCGTCGATGGTGACGAGTTGCTGTTCATCATTGCTCGCGACCTGCATGAGCGCGGCAAGCTGCAGGGCGGGGTGGTGGGTACCCTGATGAGCAACCTTGGGCTGGAGCTTGCTCTCAAGGATCTGGATATTCCGTTCGTGCGGGCCAAGGTCGGCGACCGCTATGTCATGGCCGAGCTGCTCGAGCGCGAATGGTTGGTAGGTGGGGAAAACTCCGGACATGTGGTCTGCTGCAATCACACCACCACAGGTGATGCGATCATTGCCGCGCTGCAGGTGCTGCTGTCGCTCAAACGCCGCGGCGAGACACTGGCACAAGCCCGTCAGGCCGTTCGCAAATGCCCACAGGTACTGATCAATGTGCGCTTCGGTGCGAGCAAGGTCGACCCGTTGGAGCATCCTGCGGTCAAGGAGGCCAGCGCCAAGGCCACCGAGGCGATGGCTGGGCGTGGTCGGGTGCTGTTGCGCAAGTCTGGCACCGAGCCGCTGGTGCGGGTCATGGTCGAAGGCGACGATGAAAACCAGGTGCGTACCCATGCCGAAGCCCTGGCCAAACTGGTCGGCGAAGTTTGTGTCTGA
- the tpiA gene encoding triose-phosphate isomerase: MRRPMVAGNWKMHGTRASVAELIQGLGNMSLPSGVEVAVFPPALFINQVIDGLRGNGIIVGAQNSAVQPEQGALTGEVAPSQLVDAGCKLVLIGHSERRQIIGENEEVLKDKFAAAQLSGLMPVLCVGETLEEREAGKTLEVVGRQLSSIIDAFGVKAFANAVIAYEPVWAIGTGLTASPQQAQDVHAAIRAQLAAEDAEVAANVQLLYGGSVKAANAAELFGMPDIDGGLIGGASLNADEFGAICRAAGN; the protein is encoded by the coding sequence ATGCGTCGCCCCATGGTAGCTGGTAACTGGAAGATGCACGGTACCCGCGCCAGCGTCGCTGAGCTGATCCAGGGCTTGGGCAATATGTCCCTGCCAAGCGGTGTTGAAGTCGCGGTGTTTCCGCCGGCCCTGTTCATCAATCAAGTCATTGATGGGCTGCGCGGCAACGGAATCATCGTTGGAGCACAGAATTCTGCTGTACAGCCCGAACAGGGCGCGCTGACAGGTGAAGTTGCACCGAGTCAGTTGGTTGATGCAGGTTGCAAGTTGGTGCTGATTGGCCATTCCGAACGTCGCCAGATCATTGGTGAAAATGAGGAAGTGCTAAAAGACAAGTTTGCAGCCGCTCAACTTAGTGGTTTAATGCCGGTGCTCTGCGTAGGGGAAACTCTCGAAGAGCGCGAGGCAGGCAAGACGCTTGAAGTTGTCGGGCGTCAACTAAGCAGTATCATCGACGCGTTCGGTGTTAAGGCTTTCGCCAATGCAGTTATTGCTTATGAGCCTGTTTGGGCCATTGGCACAGGTTTGACGGCTTCTCCGCAACAAGCTCAGGATGTGCATGCAGCCATCCGTGCGCAGTTGGCGGCAGAAGACGCCGAAGTTGCCGCAAACGTGCAGCTTCTCTATGGCGGCAGCGTGAAGGCGGCCAATGCGGCTGAGCTGTTCGGCATGCCGGATATCGATGGGGGGCTCATTGGTGGAGCGTCCCTGAACGCAGACGAATTCGGTGCAATTTGTCGCGCCGCAGGAAACTGA
- the secG gene encoding preprotein translocase subunit SecG, with translation MLETVIVVFHLLAALSLVVLVLLQQGKGAEAGASFGAGASNTVFGSQGSATFLSKLTAILAATFFLTALGLGYFAKQQAHQLSQAGLPDPAVLEVKEQPKPAVNDDVPVLQEQKSETTPKGDVPPPAEEQK, from the coding sequence ATGCTGGAAACAGTTATCGTTGTTTTTCATCTGTTGGCAGCGCTGTCGCTTGTAGTGCTGGTTCTGTTGCAACAGGGTAAAGGTGCGGAAGCAGGTGCATCTTTCGGCGCAGGTGCTTCAAACACTGTGTTCGGAAGCCAAGGTTCTGCTACCTTCCTGAGTAAATTAACTGCAATACTCGCTGCCACTTTCTTTTTGACAGCACTTGGGTTAGGATACTTCGCGAAGCAACAGGCTCACCAGCTGAGCCAGGCGGGTCTCCCAGATCCAGCAGTGCTGGAAGTGAAAGAGCAGCCAAAACCGGCAGTTAATGATGATGTACCGGTGCTCCAGGAGCAGAAGAGCGAAACCACCCCGAAAGGTGATGTACCTCCTCCGGCCGAAGAGCAGAAGTAA
- the rimP gene encoding ribosome maturation factor RimP has protein sequence MSSKLEQLQALLAPVVEGLGYQCWGIEYISQGKHSVLRIYIDKEGGILVDDCETVSRQASAILDVEDPISSEYTLEVSSPGMDRPLFTLEQFASHAGEQVKIKLRTPFEGRRNFQGLLRGVEEQDVVVQVDNHEFLLPIDSIDKANIIPSFD, from the coding sequence GTGTCGAGCAAGCTAGAACAGTTGCAGGCCTTGTTGGCCCCGGTGGTCGAGGGTCTGGGCTACCAATGCTGGGGGATCGAATACATCTCCCAGGGCAAACATTCGGTCCTGCGTATCTACATCGACAAGGAAGGCGGGATTCTGGTGGACGACTGCGAAACAGTCAGCCGCCAGGCCAGTGCCATTCTGGATGTTGAAGATCCGATCAGCAGTGAATATACCCTCGAGGTGTCCTCTCCAGGCATGGATCGCCCACTGTTCACTCTGGAACAGTTTGCTTCGCATGCCGGCGAACAAGTGAAGATCAAGCTGCGTACGCCCTTCGAAGGTCGTCGTAACTTCCAGGGCCTTCTCCGTGGTGTGGAGGAGCAGGATGTGGTGGTCCAGGTGGACAATCACGAGTTCCTGTTGCCGATCGACTCGATCGACAAGGCCAATATTATTCCCAGTTTTGACTGA
- the nusA gene encoding transcription termination factor NusA, translating to MSKEVLLVVESVSNEKGVPPGVIFEALEVALATATKKRFEDEVDLRVEINRHTGSYETFRRWTVVDENDLDDPAIETWLTKIQDTHPDAKIGDVIEEKIESIEFGRIAAQTAKQVIVQKVREAERAQVVDAYRERVGEIISGTVKKVTRDNVIVDLGNNAEALLAREDIIPRETFRVGVRLRALLKEIRTENRGPQLILSRTAPQMLIELFRIEVPEIAEGLIEVMAASRDPGSRAKIAVRSKDKRIDPQGACIGMRGSRVQAVSGELGGERVDIVLWDENPAQFVINAMSPAEVAAIIVDEDAHAMDIAVAEDNLAQAIGRGGQNVRLASQLTGWTLNVMTEKDIQAKQQAETGDILRNFIEELEVDEELAQVLVDEGFTSLEEIAYVPLEEMLNIDGFDEDIVNELRARAKDRLLTKAIATEEKLADAHPADDLLSLEGMDKDLAAELAVRGVVNREDLAEQSIDDLLDIDGIDEERAGKLIMAARAHWFE from the coding sequence ATGAGCAAAGAAGTACTGCTGGTTGTTGAATCGGTATCCAACGAGAAAGGTGTGCCACCTGGCGTCATTTTCGAGGCGCTGGAAGTGGCCCTGGCCACTGCAACCAAAAAACGTTTTGAGGACGAAGTCGACCTGCGTGTGGAAATCAACCGCCACACCGGTAGCTACGAGACCTTCCGTCGCTGGACCGTGGTCGACGAGAACGACCTGGACGATCCGGCGATCGAGACCTGGCTGACCAAGATCCAGGACACGCATCCGGACGCCAAGATCGGTGACGTGATCGAAGAGAAGATCGAGTCCATCGAATTCGGTCGCATCGCCGCCCAGACCGCCAAGCAGGTCATCGTGCAGAAAGTGCGCGAGGCCGAACGTGCCCAAGTGGTTGACGCCTATCGCGAGCGCGTTGGCGAGATCATCTCCGGTACCGTCAAGAAGGTCACCCGCGACAACGTCATCGTCGACCTGGGCAACAATGCCGAGGCCCTGCTGGCGCGCGAAGACATCATTCCACGTGAGACCTTCCGTGTCGGCGTGCGCTTGCGTGCGCTGCTCAAGGAAATCCGCACCGAGAACCGCGGCCCGCAGCTGATTCTGTCGCGCACTGCGCCACAGATGCTGATCGAGCTGTTCCGTATCGAAGTGCCGGAAATCGCCGAAGGCCTCATCGAAGTCATGGCTGCCTCCCGTGATCCGGGTTCGCGTGCCAAGATCGCCGTCCGCTCCAAGGACAAGCGCATCGACCCGCAAGGTGCTTGCATCGGCATGCGCGGCTCGCGTGTCCAGGCCGTATCCGGCGAGTTGGGTGGTGAGCGTGTGGATATCGTCCTGTGGGACGAGAACCCGGCGCAGTTCGTTATCAACGCCATGTCGCCGGCTGAAGTCGCGGCGATCATCGTTGATGAAGATGCCCATGCAATGGACATCGCCGTTGCCGAAGACAACCTGGCCCAGGCTATTGGCCGTGGCGGTCAGAACGTTCGCCTGGCCAGTCAGCTGACCGGCTGGACCCTGAACGTGATGACCGAGAAGGACATCCAGGCCAAGCAGCAGGCTGAGACCGGCGACATCCTGCGCAACTTCATCGAGGAACTGGAAGTCGACGAGGAGCTGGCACAAGTGCTGGTCGACGAAGGCTTCACCAGCCTCGAAGAAATTGCCTACGTACCGTTGGAAGAAATGCTCAACATCGATGGCTTTGACGAGGATATCGTCAATGAGCTGCGTGCTCGTGCCAAGGACCGTTTGTTGACCAAGGCCATCGCTACCGAAGAAAAACTGGCAGACGCCCACCCGGCTGACGACCTGCTCTCCCTTGAGGGCATGGACAAAGACCTGGCAGCGGAACTGGCGGTGCGCGGCGTGGTTAACCGCGAAGACCTGGCCGAGCAGTCGATCGACGATCTGCTCGACATCGACGGCATCGACGAAGAGCGTGCCGGCAAGTTGATCATGGCCGCCCGAGCCCACTGGTTCGAGTAA
- the infB gene encoding translation initiation factor IF-2: MTQVTVKELAQEVEAPVERLLQQMREAGLPHTDAGQVVTDNEKQTLLTHLKSSHKSKAEEPRKITLQRKTTSTLRVAGSKSISVEVRKKKVFVQRSPEEIQAEQKRELEERRAAENAVREKADAEARQRAEEQARRQAAEAAVAAPAAKAEPAPAPAAAAPVVAEAPASEDAAARAAERKKDETRRNESRTRDEDRRGGERRGEAPRVSIKVKVKEKEKAPTPRAAPRTTDEESDGFRRGRGGKGKPKKRNQHGFQNPTGPVIRDVTIGETITVSDLANQMSVKGAEVVKFMFKLGTPVTINQVLDQETAQLVAEELGHKVTLVSDTALEDSLAESLKFEGEVESRAPVVTVMGHVDHGKTSLLDYIRRAKVAAGEAGGITQHIGAYHVETDRGMVTFLDTPGHAAFTAMRARGAKATDIVILVVAADDGVMPQTREAVQHAKAAGVPLVVAVNKIDKPGADLDRIRNELAVEGVTSEDWGGDTPFVKVSAKMGTGVDELLEAVLLQAEILELTATPTAPGRGVVVESRLDKGRGPVATILVQDGTLRQGDMVLVGSNYGRVRAMLDENGKPVKEAGPSIPVEILGLDGTPEAGDELSVVADEKKAREVALFRQGKYREVKLARAHAGKLENIFETMGQEEKKTLNIVLKTDVRGSLEALQGSLGGLGNDEVQVRVIGGGVGGITESDANLALASNAVLFGFNVRADAGARKIVEQEGLDMRYYNVIYDIIEDVKKALTGMLGSDVRENILGVAEVRDVFRSPKFGAIAGCMVIEGTVHRNRPIRVLREDVVIFEGELESLRRFKDDASEVRSGMECGIGVKSYNDVKVGDKIEVFEKVQVARTL, translated from the coding sequence ATGACGCAAGTCACGGTGAAAGAACTGGCCCAAGAGGTCGAGGCACCGGTAGAGCGCCTGCTGCAGCAGATGCGTGAGGCAGGTCTGCCGCACACCGACGCCGGTCAGGTAGTGACCGACAATGAGAAGCAGACTCTGCTGACCCATTTGAAGAGCAGCCACAAGAGCAAGGCGGAAGAGCCGCGCAAGATTACCTTGCAGCGCAAAACCACCAGCACCCTGCGTGTCGCCGGTAGCAAAAGCATCAGCGTAGAAGTACGCAAGAAGAAAGTATTCGTGCAGCGCAGCCCGGAAGAAATCCAGGCTGAGCAGAAGCGTGAGCTGGAAGAGCGCCGCGCGGCCGAGAACGCCGTTCGCGAGAAGGCCGATGCCGAAGCTCGTCAGCGTGCTGAAGAGCAGGCCCGTCGCCAGGCCGCCGAAGCTGCTGTCGCAGCACCGGCTGCCAAGGCCGAGCCAGCGCCTGCTCCTGCAGCCGCTGCTCCGGTAGTGGCCGAAGCGCCAGCGTCTGAAGATGCTGCCGCACGTGCCGCCGAGCGCAAGAAGGACGAGACCCGTCGCAACGAAAGCCGCACCCGCGACGAAGACCGTCGTGGCGGCGAGCGTCGTGGCGAAGCCCCGCGCGTGTCGATCAAGGTCAAGGTCAAAGAGAAAGAAAAAGCTCCGACGCCTCGCGCCGCGCCACGCACCACTGACGAAGAGAGCGATGGTTTCCGTCGCGGTCGCGGTGGCAAGGGCAAGCCGAAGAAGCGTAACCAACACGGCTTCCAGAACCCGACCGGTCCAGTCATCCGTGACGTGACCATCGGCGAGACCATCACGGTTTCCGACCTGGCCAACCAGATGTCCGTCAAGGGCGCTGAAGTGGTCAAGTTCATGTTCAAGCTGGGTACTCCGGTCACCATCAACCAGGTGCTCGACCAGGAAACCGCTCAGCTGGTCGCCGAAGAACTGGGCCACAAAGTGACCCTGGTCAGCGACACTGCCCTGGAAGACTCCCTGGCCGAATCGCTGAAGTTCGAAGGTGAAGTCGAGTCCCGTGCGCCGGTCGTAACCGTCATGGGTCACGTCGACCACGGTAAGACCTCGCTGCTCGACTACATCCGTCGTGCCAAGGTTGCCGCTGGCGAAGCCGGTGGTATCACCCAGCACATCGGTGCCTACCACGTGGAAACTGACCGCGGCATGGTCACCTTCCTCGATACCCCAGGCCACGCTGCGTTCACCGCAATGCGTGCCCGTGGTGCCAAGGCTACCGACATCGTCATCCTGGTGGTGGCGGCGGACGACGGCGTGATGCCGCAGACCCGCGAAGCGGTTCAGCATGCCAAGGCAGCTGGCGTTCCGCTGGTAGTTGCGGTGAACAAGATCGACAAGCCAGGTGCTGACCTCGATCGCATCCGTAACGAACTGGCCGTCGAAGGCGTGACCTCCGAGGACTGGGGTGGTGACACTCCGTTCGTCAAGGTTTCGGCGAAGATGGGTACCGGTGTCGACGAACTGCTCGAAGCCGTCCTGCTGCAGGCCGAGATTCTCGAACTGACCGCCACTCCGACCGCTCCAGGTCGTGGCGTCGTGGTCGAATCGCGCCTGGACAAGGGCCGCGGCCCAGTGGCTACCATCCTGGTTCAGGACGGTACCCTGCGTCAGGGCGACATGGTCCTGGTCGGTTCCAACTATGGCCGCGTGCGTGCCATGCTCGACGAGAACGGCAAGCCTGTGAAGGAAGCCGGCCCGTCGATCCCGGTCGAGATCCTTGGCCTGGATGGCACTCCGGAAGCCGGTGACGAGCTGTCCGTGGTTGCCGACGAGAAGAAAGCCCGCGAGGTTGCCCTGTTCCGTCAAGGCAAGTACCGCGAGGTCAAGCTGGCCCGTGCTCACGCCGGCAAGCTGGAAAACATCTTCGAGACCATGGGTCAGGAAGAGAAGAAGACCCTCAACATCGTCCTCAAGACCGACGTTCGCGGCTCTCTGGAAGCACTCCAGGGCTCGCTGGGCGGCCTGGGCAACGACGAAGTTCAGGTTCGCGTGATCGGTGGCGGCGTCGGTGGTATCACCGAGAGCGACGCCAACCTGGCGCTGGCGTCCAACGCGGTGCTGTTCGGCTTCAACGTGCGTGCCGATGCTGGCGCACGTAAGATCGTCGAGCAGGAAGGTCTGGATATGCGTTACTACAACGTGATCTACGACATCATCGAAGACGTCAAGAAAGCCCTGACCGGTATGCTCGGCAGCGATGTTCGCGAGAACATCCTGGGTGTCGCCGAAGTCCGTGACGTGTTCCGTTCGCCGAAGTTCGGTGCAATCGCTGGCTGTATGGTCATCGAAGGTACTGTGCACCGCAACCGTCCGATCCGCGTACTGCGCGAGGACGTGGTGATCTTCGAAGGCGAGCTGGAATCGCTGCGTCGCTTCAAGGACGACGCCTCCGAAGTCCGTTCGGGCATGGAGTGCGGTATTGGCGTGAAGAGCTACAACGACGTCAAGGTCGGCGACAAGATCGAAGTCTTCGAGAAAGTCCAGGTGGCTCGTACCCTGTAA
- the rbfA gene encoding 30S ribosome-binding factor RbfA, translating into MAKEYSRTQRIGDQMQRELSELIRREVKDPRVGLVTITAVDVSRDLGHAKVFITVMGQDGADAVPQTLKALTSAASFLRLHLGRVMQLRSVPQLHFHFDESVSRGAHLSALIERAVAEDRLHQDSDKSDAGE; encoded by the coding sequence ATGGCAAAAGAATATAGCCGTACCCAACGTATCGGTGATCAGATGCAGCGTGAGCTGTCCGAGCTGATCCGCCGTGAAGTCAAGGACCCGCGCGTCGGCCTGGTCACCATCACTGCCGTCGACGTCAGCCGCGACCTCGGGCACGCCAAGGTCTTCATCACCGTGATGGGCCAGGACGGGGCCGACGCAGTACCACAGACCCTCAAGGCCCTGACCAGTGCCGCAAGCTTCCTGCGCCTGCACCTTGGTCGTGTCATGCAACTGCGCAGCGTGCCGCAGCTGCATTTCCACTTCGACGAAAGCGTCAGCCGTGGTGCCCATCTGTCGGCACTGATCGAGCGTGCGGTCGCCGAAGACCGTCTGCACCAGGATTCCGACAAGTCGGACGCCGGGGAGTAA
- the truB gene encoding tRNA pseudouridine(55) synthase TruB, whose translation MAQVKRIRRNVSGIILLDKPLGFTSNAALQKVRWLLNAEKAGHTGSLDPLASGVLPLCFGEATKFSQYLLDSDKGYETVMQLGQTTSTGDAEGEVLKTRDVTVGRADIEALLPRFRGQISQVPPMYSALKRDGQPLYKLARAGEVVEREARSVTIGRLELLECEGTRARLTVGCSKGTYIRTLVEDIGEALGCGAYVAELRRTQAGPFELAQTVTLDELEQAHAEGGNEALDRFLMPSDSGLQDWPLVRLSEHSAFYWLHGQAVRAPDAPQFGMVRVQDHNARFIGIGEVSEDGRIAPRRLIRSE comes from the coding sequence GTGGCTCAGGTCAAACGTATTCGCCGCAATGTCAGCGGCATCATCCTGCTCGACAAGCCATTGGGGTTCACCTCCAACGCTGCGCTGCAGAAAGTCCGCTGGTTGCTCAATGCCGAAAAGGCTGGCCACACCGGTAGCCTCGATCCACTGGCCTCCGGCGTGCTGCCGTTGTGCTTCGGCGAAGCGACCAAGTTTTCGCAGTACCTGCTCGATTCCGACAAGGGCTACGAAACGGTCATGCAACTGGGGCAGACTACCAGCACCGGTGATGCCGAAGGCGAAGTGCTCAAGACTCGCGATGTGACCGTTGGTCGCGCCGATATTGAGGCGCTGCTGCCACGTTTTCGTGGTCAAATCAGTCAGGTACCGCCGATGTACTCGGCCCTCAAGCGCGATGGTCAGCCACTTTACAAGCTGGCACGTGCAGGAGAGGTAGTGGAGCGAGAGGCGCGTTCTGTTACTATTGGCCGCTTGGAGTTGCTCGAGTGCGAAGGCACCCGTGCGCGCCTGACGGTCGGTTGCAGCAAAGGCACCTATATCCGCACCCTGGTGGAGGATATCGGCGAGGCTCTGGGCTGCGGCGCGTATGTCGCCGAACTGCGCAGGACCCAGGCCGGGCCTTTCGAGCTGGCACAGACCGTGACCCTCGATGAACTCGAGCAGGCACACGCCGAAGGTGGCAACGAAGCGCTCGACCGCTTCCTGATGCCGTCCGACAGCGGTTTGCAGGACTGGCCATTGGTGCGCTTGTCCGAGCACAGCGCGTTCTACTGGCTGCATGGGCAGGCAGTGCGTGCCCCGGACGCGCCGCAATTCGGCATGGTTCGGGTACAAGATCACAATGCCCGCTTCATCGGTATCGGTGAGGTGAGCGAAGACGGGCGCATTGCGCCGCGTCGACTGATTCGGTCGGAATGA
- the rpsO gene encoding 30S ribosomal protein S15, whose protein sequence is MALSVEEKAQIVAEYQQAAGDTGSPEVQVALLTANINKLQGHFKANEKDHHSRRGLIRMVNQRRKLLDYLKGKDTTRYSALIGRLGLRR, encoded by the coding sequence ATGGCCCTCAGCGTTGAAGAAAAAGCTCAGATCGTTGCCGAATACCAGCAAGCCGCCGGCGATACCGGTAGCCCGGAAGTGCAGGTTGCTCTGCTGACCGCCAACATCAACAAGCTGCAAGGCCACTTCAAGGCCAACGAGAAAGACCACCACTCCCGTCGTGGTCTGATCCGTATGGTTAACCAGCGTCGTAAGCTGCTGGACTACCTGAAGGGCAAAGACACCACTCGTTACAGCGCCCTGATCGGTCGCCTGGGTCTGCGTCGCTAA
- the pnp gene encoding polyribonucleotide nucleotidyltransferase — translation MNPVIKTFQFGQSTVTLETGRIARQATGAVLVTVDNDVTVLVTVVGAKQADPGKGFFPLSVHYQEKTYAAGKIPGGFFKREGRPSEKETLTSRLIDRPIRPLFPEGFMNEVQVVCTVVSTSKKTDPDIAAMIGTSAALAISGIPFEGPIGAARVAFHESTGYLLNPTYEQLAASSLDMVVAGTSDAVLMVESEAQELTEDQMLGAVLFAHDEFQAVIKAVKELAAEAGKPTWDWKPAVANTELFNAIRAEFGEAVSQGYTITVKADRYARLGELRDQAVAKFSGEEGQPSASEVKDIFGEIEYRTVRENIVNGKPRIDGRDTKTVRPLNIEVGVLPKTHGSALFTRGETQALVVATLGTARDAQLLDTLEGEKKDPFMLHYNFPPFSVGECGRMGGAGRREIGHGRLARRSVQAMLPAADVFPYTIRVVSEITESNGSSSMASVCGASLALMDAGVPMKAPVAGIAMGLVKEGEKFAVLTDILGDEDHLGDMDFKVAGTAKGVTALQMDIKINGITEEIMEIALGQALEARLNILGQMNQIIGESRTELSANAPTMIAMKIDTDKIRDVIGKGGATIRAICEETKASIDIEDDGSIKIFGETKEAADAAKQRILGITAEAEIGKIYVGKVERIVDFGAFVNILPGKDGLVHISMLSDARVEKVTDVLKEGQEVEVLVLDVDNRGRIKLSIKDVAAAKASGV, via the coding sequence GTGAACCCGGTAATCAAGACATTCCAGTTCGGTCAATCGACCGTTACTCTCGAAACGGGCCGCATTGCCCGTCAGGCCACCGGCGCCGTGCTGGTCACCGTCGACAACGATGTCACCGTGCTGGTGACCGTGGTTGGTGCCAAGCAAGCTGACCCGGGCAAGGGCTTCTTCCCGCTGTCGGTCCACTACCAGGAAAAGACCTACGCCGCGGGCAAGATCCCAGGTGGCTTCTTCAAGCGTGAAGGCCGTCCTTCCGAGAAAGAGACCCTGACCTCGCGCCTGATCGACCGTCCGATCCGTCCGCTGTTCCCAGAAGGTTTCATGAACGAAGTGCAGGTTGTCTGCACCGTCGTTTCCACCAGCAAGAAAACCGATCCGGACATCGCTGCGATGATCGGTACCTCGGCTGCCCTGGCCATTTCCGGCATTCCGTTCGAAGGCCCGATCGGCGCTGCCCGCGTTGCTTTCCACGAAAGCACCGGCTACCTGCTGAACCCGACCTACGAGCAACTGGCTGCTTCGAGCCTGGACATGGTCGTTGCCGGTACTTCCGACGCCGTACTGATGGTTGAATCGGAAGCCCAAGAGCTGACCGAAGACCAGATGCTGGGCGCCGTGCTGTTCGCTCACGACGAATTCCAGGCCGTGATCAAGGCCGTCAAGGAACTGGCCGCCGAAGCCGGCAAGCCAACCTGGGACTGGAAACCGGCTGTTGCCAACACCGAGTTGTTCAACGCCATCCGCGCCGAATTCGGCGAAGCTGTTTCGCAGGGCTACACCATCACCGTCAAGGCCGACCGTTATGCGCGCCTGGGCGAGCTGCGCGACCAGGCGGTTGCCAAGTTCTCGGGTGAAGAAGGCCAGCCTTCGGCTTCCGAAGTCAAAGACATCTTTGGTGAGATCGAATACCGCACCGTTCGCGAAAACATCGTAAACGGCAAGCCGCGTATCGATGGTCGTGACACCAAGACCGTGCGTCCGCTGAACATCGAAGTCGGCGTTCTGCCGAAGACTCACGGTTCGGCCCTGTTCACCCGTGGCGAAACCCAGGCCCTGGTCGTCGCGACCCTGGGTACTGCCCGTGACGCCCAGCTGCTGGACACCCTCGAAGGCGAGAAGAAAGACCCCTTCATGCTGCACTACAACTTCCCGCCGTTCTCGGTGGGCGAGTGCGGTCGCATGGGTGGTGCTGGCCGTCGTGAAATCGGCCACGGCCGTCTGGCCCGCCGTTCGGTTCAGGCCATGCTGCCTGCAGCTGACGTGTTCCCGTACACCATCCGTGTGGTTTCGGAAATCACCGAGTCCAACGGTTCCAGCTCCATGGCTTCGGTCTGCGGCGCCTCCCTGGCTCTGATGGACGCTGGTGTGCCGATGAAGGCCCCGGTTGCTGGTATCGCCATGGGCCTGGTCAAGGAAGGCGAGAAGTTCGCGGTCCTGACCGACATCCTGGGTGACGAAGACCACCTGGGCGACATGGACTTCAAGGTTGCTGGTACCGCCAAAGGTGTTACCGCGCTGCAGATGGACATCAAGATCAACGGCATCACCGAAGAGATCATGGAAATCGCCCTGGGCCAGGCCCTGGAAGCGCGCCTGAACATCCTCGGCCAGATGAACCAGATCATTGGTGAGTCGCGTACCGAACTGTCGGCCAACGCGCCAACCATGATCGCGATGAAGATCGACACCGACAAGATCCGTGATGTCATCGGTAAAGGCGGCGCCACCATCCGCGCTATCTGCGAAGAAACCAAGGCCTCGATCGACATCGAAGACGATGGCTCGATCAAGATCTTCGGCGAAACCAAAGAAGCGGCGGACGCGGCCAAGCAGCGCATCCTGGGCATCACCGCCGAGGCCGAGATCGGCAAGATCTACGTGGGCAAGGTCGAGCGTATCGTCGACTTCGGTGCCTTCGTGAACATCCTGCCGGGCAAGGACGGTCTGGTGCACATCTCCATGCTCAGCGATGCGCGCGTAGAGAAAGTCACCGACGTGCTGAAAGAAGGTCAGGAAGTCGAAGTGCTGGTACTGGACGTGGATAACCGCGGCCGTATCAAACTGTCGATCAAGGACGTTGCCGCTGCCAAGGCATCGGGCGTCTAA